Proteins from one Oncorhynchus masou masou isolate Uvic2021 chromosome 12, UVic_Omas_1.1, whole genome shotgun sequence genomic window:
- the LOC135550337 gene encoding ribosomal protein S6 kinase alpha-3 isoform X1 has product MPLAQFGADPWQKMALGNSETEVMDDSMGDDDDTACSDEGFVNEISITNHVKEGSEKADPRQFELRKVLGQGSFGKVFLVKKITGPDAGQLYAMKVLKKATLKVRDRVRTKMERDILVEVNHPFIVRLHYAFQTEGKLYLILDFLRGGDLFTRLSKEVMFTEEDVKFYLAELALALDHLHGLGIIYRDLKPENILLDEQGHIKLTDFGLSKESIDHENKAYSFCGTVEYMAPEVVNRRGHTLSADWWSYGVLMFEMLTGTLPFQGKDRKETMTMILKAKLGMPQSLSQEAQSLLRNLFKRNPGNRLGAGPDGVEEIKRHFFFSTIDWNKLFRREIHPPFKPASGRPDDTVYFDSEFTAKTPRDSPGCPPSANAHQLFRGFSFVAISKEESQPPQTTSMNMTSIQQLHRNAAPFSDVYDVKEDIGVGSYSICKRCVQKSNSMEYAVKIISKAKRDPTEEVEIILRYGQHPNIITLKDVYDDGRSVYLVTELMKGGELLDKILRQKFFSEREASAVLHTITKTVEYLHVQGVVHRDLKPSNILYVDESGNPESIRICDFGFAKQLRAENGLLMTPCYTANFVAPEVLKKQGYDAACDIWSLGVLLYTMLTGFTPFANGPEDTPEEVLARIGSGKFSLTGGYWNSVSAEAKDLVSKMLHVDPHQRLTAAQVLRHSWIVHKDRLPKYQLNRHDTPHLVKGAMAATYSALNMHVPPVLDPVGHSSLAQRRGVKKLTSTAL; this is encoded by the exons ATGCCCTTGGCACAGTTTGGAGCAGACCCTTGGCAGAAAATGGCTTTGGGCAATTCTGAAACGGAG GTCATGGATGACTCCATGGGGGATGATGATGATACTGCATGCAGT GATGAGGGCTTTGTGAATGAGATCAGTATCACAAACCATGTTAAAGAGGGCTCTGAAAAGGCTGATCCTCGGCAGTTTGAGCTGCGCAAGGTCCTGGGACAGGGATCTTTTGGGAAG GTGTTCCTTGTAAAGAAAATAACAGGGCCTGATGCTGGACAGCTCTATGCTATGAAGGTGCTGAAAAAGGCCACATTGAAAG TGCGAGATAGGGTCCGGACTAAGATGGAGCGAGATATTTTGGTGGAGGTGAACCATCCTTTTATCGTCCGACTACATTACG CATTCCAGACAGAAGGGAAGCTGTACCTGATTCTGGACTTCCTCAGGGGTGGAGATTTATTCACACGGCTGTCCAAAGAG GTGATGTTCACAGAGGAGGATGTGAAGTTCTACCTGGCAGAGCTGGCTCTGGCACTGGACCATCTGCATGGCCTGGGAATCATCTACAGAGACCTTAAACCTGAGAA CATCTTGTTAGATGAGCAGGGACATATCAAACTCACTG ACTTCGGCCTGAGTAAAGAGTCCATTGATCATGAAAACAAGGCCTACTCTTTCTGCGGAACAGTGGAGTACATGGCACCAGAGGTCGTGAACCGCcgaggacacacccttagtgcAGACTGGTGGTCCTACGGCGTGCTCATG TTTGAGATGTTGACAGGAACACTGCCTTTCCAAGGGAAGGATCGGAAGGAAACCATGACCATGATACTGAA GGCCAAGCTGGGAATGCCACAGTCCTTGAGTCAAGAGGCCCAGTCTCTCCTACGTAACCTGTTCAAACGCAACCCAGGCAACAGACTGG GTGCTGGTCCAGACGGGGTGGAAGAGATCAAGAGACATTTCTTCTTTTCCACTATTGACTGGAAT AAATTATTCAGGAGAGAAATCCATCCCCCCTTTAAACCTGCGAGTGGCAGACCTGATGACACTGTCTACTTTGACTCTGAATTCACTGCAAAAACTCCACGAG ACTCTCCTGGCTGTCCCCCGAGTGCCAACGCCCACCAGCTTTTCAGAGGCTTCAGCTTTGTGGCCATCTCGAAGGAGGAGAGTcaaccaccacagaccaccagcATGAACATGACCTCAATACAG CAACTCCACAGAAACGCAGCACCGTTTAGTGATGTATACGATGTGAAGGAGGACATCGGCGTGGGCTCTTACTCCATATGCAAACGCTGCGTTCAGAAGAGCAACAGTATGGAGTATGCTGTAAAG ATCATCAGTAAGGCCAAGAGGGACCCCACAGAAGAGGTGGAGATTATTCTGCGTTACGGACAGCACCCCAACATCATCACTCTCAAAGAT GTGTATGACGATGGGCGCTCCGTGTACCTGGTGACAGAGCTGATGAAAGGAGGGGAGCTGCTGGATAAGATCCTCCGACAGAAGTTCTTCTCTGAGAGGGAGGCCAGTGCTGTTCTCCACACCATCACCAAAACTGTGGAGTACCTGCATGTACAGGGG GTTGTCCACAGAGACCTGAAGCCCAGTAACATCCTGTATGTGGATGAGTCTGGAAACCCAGAGTCCATCCGGATCTGTGACTTTGGCTTTGCCAAACAGCTGAGAGCTGAAAACGGGCTCCTGATGACTCCGTGTTACACGGCCAACTTTGTCGCTCCCGAG GTGCTGAAGAAACAGGGCTATGATGCAGCGTGTGATATCTGGAGTCTGGGAGTACTGCTCTACACAATGCTTACTGG GTTCACTCCTTTTGCCAATGGACCAGAAGATACTCCTGAAGAGGTCTTAGCTCGGATTGGCAGTGGAAAGTTCTCTCTGACAGGCGGATACTGGAACTCTGTCTCAGCGGAGGCCAAG GACCTCGTGTCAAAGATGCTGCATGTGGACCCCCACCAGAGGCTAACTGCTGCTCAGGTGCTGCGACACTCCTGGATAGTACACAAGGACCGGTTGCCCAAGTACCAGCTCAATAGACATGATACCCCTCATTTGGTCAAG GGTGCGATGGCAGCCACTTACTCTGCTCTGAACATGCATGTTCCCCCTGTGCTGGACCCTGTAGGACACTCCTCATTAGCTCAACGAAGAGGAGTGAAGAAGTTGACTTCCACAGCCCTGTGA
- the LOC135550337 gene encoding ribosomal protein S6 kinase alpha-3 isoform X3: MPLAQFGADPWQKMALGNSETEVMDDSMGDDDDTACSDEGFVNEISITNHVKEGSEKADPRQFELRKVLGQGSFGKVFLVKKITGPDAGQLYAMKVLKKATLKVRDRVRTKMERDILVEVNHPFIVRLHYAFQTEGKLYLILDFLRGGDLFTRLSKEVMFTEEDVKFYLAELALALDHLHGLGIIYRDLKPENILLDEQGHIKLTDFGLSKESIDHENKAYSFCGTVEYMAPEVVNRRGHTLSADWWSYGVLMFEMLTGTLPFQGKDRKETMTMILKAKLGMPQSLSQEAQSLLRNLFKRNPGNRLGAGPDGVEEIKRHFFFSTIDWNKLFRREIHPPFKPASGRPDDTVYFDSEFTAKTPRDSPGCPPSANAHQLFRGFSFVAISKEESQPPQTTSMNMTSIQQLHRNAAPFSDVYDVKEDIGVGSYSICKRCVQKSNSMEYAVKIISKAKRDPTEEVEIILRYGQHPNIITLKDVYDDGRSVYLVTELMKGGELLDKILRQKFFSEREASAVLHTITKTVEYLHVQGVLKKQGYDAACDIWSLGVLLYTMLTGFTPFANGPEDTPEEVLARIGSGKFSLTGGYWNSVSAEAKDLVSKMLHVDPHQRLTAAQVLRHSWIVHKDRLPKYQLNRHDTPHLVKGAMAATYSALNMHVPPVLDPVGHSSLAQRRGVKKLTSTAL, from the exons ATGCCCTTGGCACAGTTTGGAGCAGACCCTTGGCAGAAAATGGCTTTGGGCAATTCTGAAACGGAG GTCATGGATGACTCCATGGGGGATGATGATGATACTGCATGCAGT GATGAGGGCTTTGTGAATGAGATCAGTATCACAAACCATGTTAAAGAGGGCTCTGAAAAGGCTGATCCTCGGCAGTTTGAGCTGCGCAAGGTCCTGGGACAGGGATCTTTTGGGAAG GTGTTCCTTGTAAAGAAAATAACAGGGCCTGATGCTGGACAGCTCTATGCTATGAAGGTGCTGAAAAAGGCCACATTGAAAG TGCGAGATAGGGTCCGGACTAAGATGGAGCGAGATATTTTGGTGGAGGTGAACCATCCTTTTATCGTCCGACTACATTACG CATTCCAGACAGAAGGGAAGCTGTACCTGATTCTGGACTTCCTCAGGGGTGGAGATTTATTCACACGGCTGTCCAAAGAG GTGATGTTCACAGAGGAGGATGTGAAGTTCTACCTGGCAGAGCTGGCTCTGGCACTGGACCATCTGCATGGCCTGGGAATCATCTACAGAGACCTTAAACCTGAGAA CATCTTGTTAGATGAGCAGGGACATATCAAACTCACTG ACTTCGGCCTGAGTAAAGAGTCCATTGATCATGAAAACAAGGCCTACTCTTTCTGCGGAACAGTGGAGTACATGGCACCAGAGGTCGTGAACCGCcgaggacacacccttagtgcAGACTGGTGGTCCTACGGCGTGCTCATG TTTGAGATGTTGACAGGAACACTGCCTTTCCAAGGGAAGGATCGGAAGGAAACCATGACCATGATACTGAA GGCCAAGCTGGGAATGCCACAGTCCTTGAGTCAAGAGGCCCAGTCTCTCCTACGTAACCTGTTCAAACGCAACCCAGGCAACAGACTGG GTGCTGGTCCAGACGGGGTGGAAGAGATCAAGAGACATTTCTTCTTTTCCACTATTGACTGGAAT AAATTATTCAGGAGAGAAATCCATCCCCCCTTTAAACCTGCGAGTGGCAGACCTGATGACACTGTCTACTTTGACTCTGAATTCACTGCAAAAACTCCACGAG ACTCTCCTGGCTGTCCCCCGAGTGCCAACGCCCACCAGCTTTTCAGAGGCTTCAGCTTTGTGGCCATCTCGAAGGAGGAGAGTcaaccaccacagaccaccagcATGAACATGACCTCAATACAG CAACTCCACAGAAACGCAGCACCGTTTAGTGATGTATACGATGTGAAGGAGGACATCGGCGTGGGCTCTTACTCCATATGCAAACGCTGCGTTCAGAAGAGCAACAGTATGGAGTATGCTGTAAAG ATCATCAGTAAGGCCAAGAGGGACCCCACAGAAGAGGTGGAGATTATTCTGCGTTACGGACAGCACCCCAACATCATCACTCTCAAAGAT GTGTATGACGATGGGCGCTCCGTGTACCTGGTGACAGAGCTGATGAAAGGAGGGGAGCTGCTGGATAAGATCCTCCGACAGAAGTTCTTCTCTGAGAGGGAGGCCAGTGCTGTTCTCCACACCATCACCAAAACTGTGGAGTACCTGCATGTACAGGGG GTGCTGAAGAAACAGGGCTATGATGCAGCGTGTGATATCTGGAGTCTGGGAGTACTGCTCTACACAATGCTTACTGG GTTCACTCCTTTTGCCAATGGACCAGAAGATACTCCTGAAGAGGTCTTAGCTCGGATTGGCAGTGGAAAGTTCTCTCTGACAGGCGGATACTGGAACTCTGTCTCAGCGGAGGCCAAG GACCTCGTGTCAAAGATGCTGCATGTGGACCCCCACCAGAGGCTAACTGCTGCTCAGGTGCTGCGACACTCCTGGATAGTACACAAGGACCGGTTGCCCAAGTACCAGCTCAATAGACATGATACCCCTCATTTGGTCAAG GGTGCGATGGCAGCCACTTACTCTGCTCTGAACATGCATGTTCCCCCTGTGCTGGACCCTGTAGGACACTCCTCATTAGCTCAACGAAGAGGAGTGAAGAAGTTGACTTCCACAGCCCTGTGA
- the LOC135550337 gene encoding ribosomal protein S6 kinase alpha-3 isoform X2: MDDSMGDDDDTACSDEGFVNEISITNHVKEGSEKADPRQFELRKVLGQGSFGKVFLVKKITGPDAGQLYAMKVLKKATLKVRDRVRTKMERDILVEVNHPFIVRLHYAFQTEGKLYLILDFLRGGDLFTRLSKEVMFTEEDVKFYLAELALALDHLHGLGIIYRDLKPENILLDEQGHIKLTDFGLSKESIDHENKAYSFCGTVEYMAPEVVNRRGHTLSADWWSYGVLMFEMLTGTLPFQGKDRKETMTMILKAKLGMPQSLSQEAQSLLRNLFKRNPGNRLGAGPDGVEEIKRHFFFSTIDWNKLFRREIHPPFKPASGRPDDTVYFDSEFTAKTPRDSPGCPPSANAHQLFRGFSFVAISKEESQPPQTTSMNMTSIQQLHRNAAPFSDVYDVKEDIGVGSYSICKRCVQKSNSMEYAVKIISKAKRDPTEEVEIILRYGQHPNIITLKDVYDDGRSVYLVTELMKGGELLDKILRQKFFSEREASAVLHTITKTVEYLHVQGVVHRDLKPSNILYVDESGNPESIRICDFGFAKQLRAENGLLMTPCYTANFVAPEVLKKQGYDAACDIWSLGVLLYTMLTGFTPFANGPEDTPEEVLARIGSGKFSLTGGYWNSVSAEAKDLVSKMLHVDPHQRLTAAQVLRHSWIVHKDRLPKYQLNRHDTPHLVKGAMAATYSALNMHVPPVLDPVGHSSLAQRRGVKKLTSTAL; encoded by the exons ATGGATGACTCCATGGGGGATGATGATGATACTGCATGCAGT GATGAGGGCTTTGTGAATGAGATCAGTATCACAAACCATGTTAAAGAGGGCTCTGAAAAGGCTGATCCTCGGCAGTTTGAGCTGCGCAAGGTCCTGGGACAGGGATCTTTTGGGAAG GTGTTCCTTGTAAAGAAAATAACAGGGCCTGATGCTGGACAGCTCTATGCTATGAAGGTGCTGAAAAAGGCCACATTGAAAG TGCGAGATAGGGTCCGGACTAAGATGGAGCGAGATATTTTGGTGGAGGTGAACCATCCTTTTATCGTCCGACTACATTACG CATTCCAGACAGAAGGGAAGCTGTACCTGATTCTGGACTTCCTCAGGGGTGGAGATTTATTCACACGGCTGTCCAAAGAG GTGATGTTCACAGAGGAGGATGTGAAGTTCTACCTGGCAGAGCTGGCTCTGGCACTGGACCATCTGCATGGCCTGGGAATCATCTACAGAGACCTTAAACCTGAGAA CATCTTGTTAGATGAGCAGGGACATATCAAACTCACTG ACTTCGGCCTGAGTAAAGAGTCCATTGATCATGAAAACAAGGCCTACTCTTTCTGCGGAACAGTGGAGTACATGGCACCAGAGGTCGTGAACCGCcgaggacacacccttagtgcAGACTGGTGGTCCTACGGCGTGCTCATG TTTGAGATGTTGACAGGAACACTGCCTTTCCAAGGGAAGGATCGGAAGGAAACCATGACCATGATACTGAA GGCCAAGCTGGGAATGCCACAGTCCTTGAGTCAAGAGGCCCAGTCTCTCCTACGTAACCTGTTCAAACGCAACCCAGGCAACAGACTGG GTGCTGGTCCAGACGGGGTGGAAGAGATCAAGAGACATTTCTTCTTTTCCACTATTGACTGGAAT AAATTATTCAGGAGAGAAATCCATCCCCCCTTTAAACCTGCGAGTGGCAGACCTGATGACACTGTCTACTTTGACTCTGAATTCACTGCAAAAACTCCACGAG ACTCTCCTGGCTGTCCCCCGAGTGCCAACGCCCACCAGCTTTTCAGAGGCTTCAGCTTTGTGGCCATCTCGAAGGAGGAGAGTcaaccaccacagaccaccagcATGAACATGACCTCAATACAG CAACTCCACAGAAACGCAGCACCGTTTAGTGATGTATACGATGTGAAGGAGGACATCGGCGTGGGCTCTTACTCCATATGCAAACGCTGCGTTCAGAAGAGCAACAGTATGGAGTATGCTGTAAAG ATCATCAGTAAGGCCAAGAGGGACCCCACAGAAGAGGTGGAGATTATTCTGCGTTACGGACAGCACCCCAACATCATCACTCTCAAAGAT GTGTATGACGATGGGCGCTCCGTGTACCTGGTGACAGAGCTGATGAAAGGAGGGGAGCTGCTGGATAAGATCCTCCGACAGAAGTTCTTCTCTGAGAGGGAGGCCAGTGCTGTTCTCCACACCATCACCAAAACTGTGGAGTACCTGCATGTACAGGGG GTTGTCCACAGAGACCTGAAGCCCAGTAACATCCTGTATGTGGATGAGTCTGGAAACCCAGAGTCCATCCGGATCTGTGACTTTGGCTTTGCCAAACAGCTGAGAGCTGAAAACGGGCTCCTGATGACTCCGTGTTACACGGCCAACTTTGTCGCTCCCGAG GTGCTGAAGAAACAGGGCTATGATGCAGCGTGTGATATCTGGAGTCTGGGAGTACTGCTCTACACAATGCTTACTGG GTTCACTCCTTTTGCCAATGGACCAGAAGATACTCCTGAAGAGGTCTTAGCTCGGATTGGCAGTGGAAAGTTCTCTCTGACAGGCGGATACTGGAACTCTGTCTCAGCGGAGGCCAAG GACCTCGTGTCAAAGATGCTGCATGTGGACCCCCACCAGAGGCTAACTGCTGCTCAGGTGCTGCGACACTCCTGGATAGTACACAAGGACCGGTTGCCCAAGTACCAGCTCAATAGACATGATACCCCTCATTTGGTCAAG GGTGCGATGGCAGCCACTTACTCTGCTCTGAACATGCATGTTCCCCCTGTGCTGGACCCTGTAGGACACTCCTCATTAGCTCAACGAAGAGGAGTGAAGAAGTTGACTTCCACAGCCCTGTGA
- the LOC135550339 gene encoding eukaryotic translation initiation factor 1A, X-chromosomal-like — protein sequence MPKNKGKGGKNRRRGKNENESEKRELVFKEDGQEYAQVIKMLGNGRLEAMCFDGVKRLCHIRGKLRKKVWINTSDIILVGLRDYQDQKADVILKYNADEARSLKAYGELPEHAKINETDTFGPGDDEDIQFDDIGDDDEDIDDI from the exons ATGCCGAAGAATAAAG GTAAGGGAGGAAAGAATCGGCGACGTGGTAAGAACGAGAATGAATCAGAAAAGAGAGAGCTGGTATTTAAAGAGGATGGCCAAG AATATGCACAGGTGATTAAGATGTTGGGTAATGGACGACTGGAAGCTATGTGTTTTGATGGAGTCAAGCGACTATGCCACATCCGAGGAAAGCTACGTAAAAAG GTTTGGATCAATACTTCAGACATAATCCTTGTGGGACTTCGAGATTACCAG GACCAAAAAGCCGATGTTATCCTGAAGTACAATGCAGACGAGGCCAGGAGTTTGAAGGCCTATGGGGAGCTTCCTGAACATG CTAAAATCAATGAGACTGACACATTTGGACCTGGCGACGATGAGGATATTCAGTTTGATGACATTGGAGATGACGACGAGGACATTGATGAT ATCTGA